The nucleotide sequence AATTCTCTGATATTAAGTGTGTAGACAACAAAGACGGCAAATCCGTGGTAGTTAATAGAAATGGACGGCTGTTGATCAAAAATCAAGCCGGGGCAGAAAAAGATATGGGGGCTATCCCTTACGGAGCAGTTTTATATTTTAATGAAGGCACGTCAGTAAAGTCCGGACAGATAATTGCTGAATGGGACCCCTTTAATATGCCTGTTATAGCTGTAAACAACGGGACTGTTACTTATATGGATATCGTCAATGGGTTAACTATGAAGAAAGAAACTGATGGTGAAACAGAGATATCGAGAGTGGCTATAACCTCTATCACAGAAAACCTCATTCCCAGGATTATAATTGACGACAGGGAGTATTTTTTACCTATCGGAGCAACTCTTACAGTCAATGAAGGCAATAACATAGAAGCCGGAGATGTTATTGCAAAGATCCCCAAAAAGGCAACCAAAAATGTTGATATAACCGGGGGGCTTAACAGAGTGCTGCAGGTTCTCGATGCAAGGAAACTTGATCGTGCTGCGATACTTGCAGATATAAATGGAACTGTCAGAATTCATCCTCCAAAAGGCAGATATATGACTGTTGAAATTCTGGGAGAGCATGGTGACTCAAAAAAACATTCTGTATCAATCGAACGGCAGTTCAATGTTTATAACGGAGACTATGTAAAAGCCGGGGACATATTGGTAGATGGAATAGTGGATGCAAGGGATATACTTCGAGTATTGGGGCCTGAGAAGGCTGCAATCCATGTCATTAACGAGATCCAACTGGTATACAGAAGCCAGGGGGTTACTATAAATGACAAGCATCTGGAAATATTGGTCAGAAAAATGCTTGGAATGGTTCAGATAGTTGAGCCTGGGGATACAAGCTTTATTCCCGGGGAGATAGTCTCTAAATGTAGATTTACAGAAGAAAACAGTACTGTAAAAATGGAGAAAGCGATTGCAAAGCCGATACTTTTAGGGATTACAGCAGTAGCTTTATTATCTGAAAGCTGGCTGTCTGCAGCTTCATTTCAACGAACAACGTCTGTCCTTGCACAATCTGCTATACAAGGAAAAACGGATTATTTTAAGGGGTCAAAAGAGAACATAATTGTAGGCAATATAGTACCACTTGGGACTGCTCATCCAGAAAATATCCCACATAAGTGACCACCACAATTAAGTATAATTTTTTATTGTAGAAACCCCAAAGACGATACCTGAAGTAGAGCAACTTTCATTGAGGCATATCTCTACTTGTCTTTACGATCTTTACTGCAAAGCCTTCCGCCTTACTGTCGTTGCATAGCTTGCAAAATGTCTCAAACAAAAAGAACGATATAACCACACAGTAATAAAATGCTCTGTTGGCTGCAAACCTCTTAAATGGCAACGCTTCAAATCCAAAATCCTTTATCTCACAATGTGAGAATTCATCCGCTCCGCACTGATGATGACTATTTATGTGTATAGCGGCAATCAGGTATGCTAAAATGTGGAATGAAATTAATTGATATAAAAGAAAATGATTTGAACCGGGAATACGAAAGAGAACAGATTGATTCTAAAAAGGAACCAGCAAGTATTAAGTGGAGGCAAGATGGATGATTTAGATAACGAGACACTTGAACGCCTTGCCGAGGCAGCGCATAAAGTATGGATGGAAGGAAAACTTCGTGACGGCTGGAAATACGGGCCTGAGACGGATAAAGCCAGAAAGATTCATAACTGTCTTGTTCCTTATGATCAATTGAGTGAGTCTGACAAGGAATCAGATCGTGATATGATTCGGGGCATTCAAGAGATACTTAAGGCTGCCGGATATAAGATGGTGAAGGCTGATAAACAATGATTAACATTATTATACTTTCTTCATAATTAAAAATAATCGCTGCATGTAAAAAAGGGGGAGGATATGGCAAGAAAGTCCGTAGCTAAAAAAACGTCATCAACTAACTCAAATAGAAAAACAAACTCAAAGCCAAACCCTGGAATATTGGTTGCCGGTGATAATAGTATTGACAGTTTTATCTATCTTGAAGGTTTTCCGGATAAACCGGCTGATCTGCGTGAAGCATGGGTTGATGCTGTTCGATTCTGGAGTGTCAAGCTGGACGGAGGAGCCGGGAGCCTCAGACAGTATTTAAAGGCAACCGGAATAAACGCTGAAGACCCCTGTCCTTTGTCCGGAGACATTGCCGAATCCATTTATTTCCTGACGCGGAAGAATAATAAGAAGGGCCAGGACTGGAGTGTAGAGCAGGCCATAACAGCAGGTGAACATGAATATCCTTCAGGTGAACTAAACAAGTGCGATTTCAAGAAAATCTCTAAAAGCATACCGGCAGTTATTCTTGATTTCAATCAGGGATGGTTGGCAAAAAACAGAGAGACCGTTCCGGAATTTCTTCAAAAGAGAAAATATATAGTCCGTACTCACGACCCATTGAAAGAAGAGTGGAAAAGCGTTAGAAAGACGGGAACCGGAAGAGGTATATGGTTTTCTCCTGTGCAGGATATGGCTAACGGTTCTCTCTGGTTTCCGGGCAACTGGGAAAGCCTGCGAGAGCGGTTAACAGATTATCTTCAGACAGATGACACAATCTGGAAAAAAGGGAAGTGGCTGCATTATGTTGTGATTCAGATTGCATATGACGGGGCTTTGATCGTTGGGCCGGGTATTCCAGGGCAAGGTAAGCTATTGATTTATAAAGGTGACCAACCAGATTCTTTCTCAAGGGAAGGTTACGGAACTGTTGTTGCAGGCGGTATAGTTTTTGTATATTCCTTAACTCAGGCTTTGCTCTCATCAACATCGTTGAATACAAAACACGTTCTTGAGTGTTCAACAACAGGTCTTGCACGCCTGCGTGCAGTAGTGAAAAAAGGATATGATGGACCAATGGAAGGACAGGTCAACTGGGAACAAACCACAACAACAAACCTTCCGGTAGCATCACTGGAAAATGTTGATACAAAAAACATTATTACATACAGCAAGCCTCCTGCGGCAAACTGGAAAACCGCCTGTGAAATTATCTGCTGCAGTGACGATGAGCTTCGAGAAAGGACAGTTTTCAGACTCGGGAATCTTCTTACATCATCTCCTGAATATGCAGACACCCTGCTCCGTCTCGCCAGCAGGGTGGAAACCCATGTCAATAATGGAAAGGGAGTGCTTTCCTTTTCAATCTTTGGTGGTCCGGGATCAGGCAAAACTTTTGTTGCAGAACAGATAGCGGAAGCAATTGATGATCCTTCGAAGAACAGGTTTGAATATTTAACATTTAATCTTTCACAGTTCAATGATTCCTTACGCCTTGTTGATGCTTTTAAACAGATTCAGACAGCAAGCTTACAGGGTAAAACCCCCCTGGTATTATGGGATGAATTCGATACTTCTTATAACGGATCAGAGGCGGGCTGGATATCTTCCTTCCTTATGCCGATGCAGGATGCCGAGTTCTTTGATGGCATGACAAACAGGGCGCTCGGCAAATGTATCTTTGTATTTATTGGCGGCACCTTTAAAGATGATGCGGAATTCAATGCATGGGCATCTACGGGGAAAGGTAAAACCATGAAAGGACCGGACTTTCACAGCCGGCTTAACAACAGTTTAACCGTTCCGTCAGTAGACCTTGCCCTGAACATTGATAAGTCAACACAGGGAGATGACCCGGCAAAGCTTGTAAGGGCTGTATTGATACGAGCCTTCCTTAAAAAACAGCAAAAGGTCAAGGTAATATCACAGGATGTACTTGCCTTCCTGTTACACGTTCCCCTGCAGCACGGAGTACGCAGTCTTGAAAAAATCATCTCTACGAGCGCATTGGGCAAGACAAGACATTTTCAGGCATTTCATCTGCCGCCTTTGGATGTCCTGCAATTACACGTTGACGAATCTAAAATAAATTCTAAAAAGATAAACAGTTACTTAAGAGATATGAAACTTACTTATTATCAGGAGCCTTCTCTTGAGCTTAAGTGGAGGAGATAGAGTGGAGGGACCTGCCTGATGAAATTAAAGAGTATGACAAAGATGCTGTGCGAGCAATTCCCGAGATTTTAGCAAAAGCAGGGTTTGAGGTATATCGTTTGAAAGAAAAATAAATCAGAAAGTGAATAAATCATAAACTGATTCAAGCTCATCTTGTAATGAAAGATAAACTATGTCTAAAAAACAAACACCTGAATCTATAAAACCACGAGTCGTCCGTGTCTTCGTCTCCTCCACATTCCGAGACATGCATAATGAGCGGGAGGAACTTGTAAAGTTCACTTTTCCTAAGCTAAAAGAGAAATGCAGGGAGCGGGGTGTTGAGTTTGTGGATGTAGATTTGCGGTGGGGAGTGACAGATGAGCAGAAGGCCGAAGGGAAGGTACTGCCAATCTGTCTTGCAGAAATCGAGCGCTGCCGTCCTTATTTTATTGGATTACTCGGAGAGCGGTACGGGTGGCTGCCGGAAGATATTCCTCAAGAGCTTATAGAACAACAGGATTGGCTAAAAGATCACAAGAAGAAGAGCGTTACCGAGCTTGAGATAATTCATGGTGTGCTTGAAAACCCGGAGATGGAGAAATTCTCTTTCTTTTACTTCCGCAATCCTGCGACGTCAGCTGAAGTAGAAGAAGACCTCTCCAAAAAGCCGGATTACCTTCCTGAACCGGAAACTTCCCTTAATAAGCTGAAATCACTGAAAGGCAGGATACTTGAGCATGAGCAAAACTATCCAGTGCCTGTCCGAAAGGATTTCCATAATGCAGAGACACTGGGACAGCAGGTTCTTGATGACCTCTGGGCAGCTATTGACAAAAGGTTTCCGGAAAGAGAAACGCCCTCGCCTCTTGAACGGGAGCGGATGGACCATGAGGCATTTGCCGAGGCAAGGAGAAAAGTCTATATAGGGCGGGATGAGTATTTCAATAAACTTGATGAACATGTAAACAGCGAAGATCCTCCATTAGTAATCCTTGGTGAATCAGGATCGGGTAAGTCGGCACTGATTGCGAACTGGACAGAAAGATACCGGCAGGATAATCCTGATGAATTTATAATCACCCACTTTATCGGCGGTACCCCTGACAGTGCTGATTATGTGCGAATGCTCCGGAGAATCATGGAGGAGATACAGGAGAGGTATGAGACTGGACGAGCAGAGAATATTCCCTCTCCCCTTGCGGGAGAAGGTCAGGGTGAGGGGGCAATCCCGACTGATCCAAAGAAGATAGTTGAGGCGTTTCCGCTCTGGATTGCAAAGGCATCTGCAAGAGGTAAATTAATCCTTATCCTTGACGCTTTAAACCAGCTTGAAGACAGGGACAATGCTCTGGAACTCGGCTGGCTGCCGGTGTATTTCCCGCCCAATGTGAGGGTAATACTATCCACTTTGCCGGGGAAAAGCCTTGATGCCTTAAACAGAAGAAACCTTTCCTCAATGAATGTTGGATTGTTTGATCTGGAAGAGAAGAAGACTTTAATTCCTCAGTATCTGCAGAGATTTTCAAGGTCATTGAGTCCAAGGCACCTGAATCTCATTACGGATACTGAACACACAAACAACCCCCTTTATCTAAAGACTCTGCTTGATGAGCTGAGATATCACGGTGATTATTTTACTCTTGAAGAGAGAATAAAACACTATCTGAAAGCTAGGACAGTTGATGATCTCTACGAGAAAATCCTTGCCCGATATGAAGATGATTATGAACGGGACAGCGCTGGATTAGTGAGAGATGCTATGTCGCTGATATGGGCATCGAGGCGGGGGCTGTCTGAGACAGAGCTTTTGGGGATGCTTGGCCTAAAGGATAAACCTCTTCCAAAGGCTGTATGGTCACCATTGTACCTTGCAGCAGAGGAATCATTGATAAGCCGCTCAGGATTATTAAACTTTGCCCATGATTTTCTGAGAAAAGCGGTTGAAGAAAAGTATGTGGTGAATAAGGAGACGAGCAATGATTATCATTTGAAAATTGCGGATTACTTTGAAGATGAAGAATTGACAGACAGAAAGGTTGATGAACTGCCGTGGCAATTTAGGGAAGCAGAAAGTTGGGAAAAGTTGAAAGACTGTATTACAAAAACAAGGATGTTTTTAAATCTCCGCACAGATAAAAAACAATATGAACTTATGGGGTACTGGCTTAAACTTGAGAACAGATTCAATATTGTAGAAGTACACAATGAAATGATCATTACATATGAGAAATCAGTAACAGACGAACAGGAATTATCATACCTGTTGAATCAGACAGCGCTCTTTCTTAATCTTAACGCCAGATACGAAGGGGCAGAACCTCTATACAGAAGGGCGCTTGAGATAAGGGAAAAGGTGCTTGGCAGAGAGCATCCTTCTACGGCAACAAGCCTGAACAACCTGGCAGAACTGTTTAAAAGCAAAGGGGATTACGAAGGGGCTGAGCCTCTATACCGGCGGGCGCTTGAGATATATGAAAGGGTGCT is from Nitrospirota bacterium and encodes:
- a CDS encoding RyR domain-containing protein, with amino-acid sequence MDDLDNETLERLAEAAHKVWMEGKLRDGWKYGPETDKARKIHNCLVPYDQLSESDKESDRDMIRGIQEILKAAGYKMVKADKQ
- a CDS encoding AAA family ATPase, coding for MARKSVAKKTSSTNSNRKTNSKPNPGILVAGDNSIDSFIYLEGFPDKPADLREAWVDAVRFWSVKLDGGAGSLRQYLKATGINAEDPCPLSGDIAESIYFLTRKNNKKGQDWSVEQAITAGEHEYPSGELNKCDFKKISKSIPAVILDFNQGWLAKNRETVPEFLQKRKYIVRTHDPLKEEWKSVRKTGTGRGIWFSPVQDMANGSLWFPGNWESLRERLTDYLQTDDTIWKKGKWLHYVVIQIAYDGALIVGPGIPGQGKLLIYKGDQPDSFSREGYGTVVAGGIVFVYSLTQALLSSTSLNTKHVLECSTTGLARLRAVVKKGYDGPMEGQVNWEQTTTTNLPVASLENVDTKNIITYSKPPAANWKTACEIICCSDDELRERTVFRLGNLLTSSPEYADTLLRLASRVETHVNNGKGVLSFSIFGGPGSGKTFVAEQIAEAIDDPSKNRFEYLTFNLSQFNDSLRLVDAFKQIQTASLQGKTPLVLWDEFDTSYNGSEAGWISSFLMPMQDAEFFDGMTNRALGKCIFVFIGGTFKDDAEFNAWASTGKGKTMKGPDFHSRLNNSLTVPSVDLALNIDKSTQGDDPAKLVRAVLIRAFLKKQQKVKVISQDVLAFLLHVPLQHGVRSLEKIISTSALGKTRHFQAFHLPPLDVLQLHVDESKINSKKINSYLRDMKLTYYQEPSLELKWRR
- a CDS encoding tetratricopeptide repeat protein, translated to MSKKQTPESIKPRVVRVFVSSTFRDMHNEREELVKFTFPKLKEKCRERGVEFVDVDLRWGVTDEQKAEGKVLPICLAEIERCRPYFIGLLGERYGWLPEDIPQELIEQQDWLKDHKKKSVTELEIIHGVLENPEMEKFSFFYFRNPATSAEVEEDLSKKPDYLPEPETSLNKLKSLKGRILEHEQNYPVPVRKDFHNAETLGQQVLDDLWAAIDKRFPERETPSPLERERMDHEAFAEARRKVYIGRDEYFNKLDEHVNSEDPPLVILGESGSGKSALIANWTERYRQDNPDEFIITHFIGGTPDSADYVRMLRRIMEEIQERYETGRAENIPSPLAGEGQGEGAIPTDPKKIVEAFPLWIAKASARGKLILILDALNQLEDRDNALELGWLPVYFPPNVRVILSTLPGKSLDALNRRNLSSMNVGLFDLEEKKTLIPQYLQRFSRSLSPRHLNLITDTEHTNNPLYLKTLLDELRYHGDYFTLEERIKHYLKARTVDDLYEKILARYEDDYERDSAGLVRDAMSLIWASRRGLSETELLGMLGLKDKPLPKAVWSPLYLAAEESLISRSGLLNFAHDFLRKAVEEKYVVNKETSNDYHLKIADYFEDEELTDRKVDELPWQFREAESWEKLKDCITKTRMFLNLRTDKKQYELMGYWLKLENRFNIVEVHNEMIITYEKSVTDEQELSYLLNQTALFLNLNARYEGAEPLYRRALEIREKVLGREHPSTATSLNNLAELFKSKGDYEGAEPLYRRALEIYERVLGMEHPSTAASLNNLAELFSSKGDYEGAEPLYRRALEIYERVLGMEHPS